Proteins encoded within one genomic window of Streptomyces sp. NBC_01314:
- a CDS encoding heme-copper oxidase subunit III translates to MSVVATATTVETGHAHPSVNRPNLTSVGTIIWLSSELMFFAALFAMYFTLRSVTGPDFWAEKADTLNFPFSATNTTILVLSSLTCQLGVFAAERGDVKKLRMWFIVTFVMGAIFIGGQVFEYTELVKHEGLSLSSDPYGSVFYLTTGFHGLHVTGGLIAFLLVLGRTYAAKRFTHEQATAAIVVSYYWHFVDVVWIGLFATIYMIK, encoded by the coding sequence ATGTCGGTCGTGGCGACAGCAACGACAGTAGAAACCGGGCACGCGCACCCGTCGGTCAACCGGCCGAACCTCACCAGCGTCGGAACCATCATCTGGTTGAGTTCCGAGCTGATGTTCTTCGCGGCCCTCTTCGCGATGTACTTCACCCTGCGATCGGTGACCGGTCCGGATTTCTGGGCCGAGAAGGCCGACACCCTGAACTTCCCGTTCTCGGCGACCAACACCACGATCCTGGTGCTCTCCTCCCTCACCTGCCAGCTCGGCGTGTTCGCCGCCGAGCGCGGGGACGTGAAGAAGCTCCGGATGTGGTTCATCGTCACGTTCGTGATGGGTGCGATCTTCATCGGCGGTCAGGTCTTCGAGTACACCGAGCTGGTCAAGCACGAGGGCCTGTCGCTCTCGTCCGACCCCTACGGCTCGGTGTTCTATCTGACCACCGGCTTCCACGGCCTGCACGTGACGGGCGGTCTCATCGCCTTCCTGCTGGTCCTCGGACGCACCTACGCGGCGAAGAGGTTCACCCACGAACAGGCGACCGCGGCCATCGTCGTGTCCTACTACTGGCACTTCGTCGATGTCGTCTGGATCGGCCTCTTCGCCACGATCTACATGATCAAGTAG
- a CDS encoding cytochrome bc complex cytochrome b subunit, whose translation MSTTSTTTDARDKREKAPAGERVADWADGRLGIYSLAKANMRKIFPDHWSFMLGEICLYSFIIIILTGVYLTLFFHPSMNEVEYHGSYVPLQGQLMSEAFNSTMHISFEVRGGLLIRQIHHWAALVFLAGMFVHMMRVFFTGAFRKPREVNWLFGFLLFVLGMFTGFTGYSLPDDLLSGTGVRFMEGAVLSVPIVGTYLSFFLFGGEFPGGDFVARFYSVHILLLPGIMLGLVVAHLILVFYHKHTQYAGPGKTNKNVVGMPLLPVYMAKAGGFFFLVFGVIAVISAIATINPIWTMGPYRPDQVSTGAQPDWYMGFSEGLIRVMPGWEINLWGHTLVLGVFIPLIIFPLVLVAIAVYPFIESWVTGDKREHHILDRPRNAPTRTAFGVAWITWYMVLLIGGGNDLWATHFHLSINSITWFVRIAFFVAPVVAFIVTKRICLGLQRRDRDKILHGRETGIIKRLPHGEFIEVHEPLSQEQLHTLTAHEQYAPAEIGAAVDENGVARKTTPLGKLRAKLSKGYYGEDSQIAKPTVEEYKEITSGHGHH comes from the coding sequence ATGAGCACTACGAGCACCACCACCGACGCGCGCGACAAGCGCGAGAAGGCACCGGCCGGCGAGCGCGTCGCCGACTGGGCCGACGGACGGCTTGGGATCTACTCCCTGGCCAAGGCCAACATGCGCAAGATCTTCCCCGACCACTGGTCGTTCATGCTGGGCGAGATCTGCCTCTACAGCTTCATCATCATCATCCTCACGGGTGTGTACCTGACGCTGTTCTTCCACCCGTCGATGAACGAGGTGGAGTACCACGGCAGCTACGTCCCGCTGCAGGGTCAGCTGATGTCCGAGGCGTTCAACTCGACCATGCACATCTCCTTCGAGGTGCGCGGTGGTCTGCTGATCCGGCAGATCCACCACTGGGCCGCGTTGGTCTTCCTCGCCGGCATGTTCGTGCACATGATGCGCGTGTTCTTCACGGGTGCGTTCCGCAAGCCGCGTGAGGTCAACTGGCTGTTCGGCTTCCTGCTGTTCGTCCTGGGCATGTTCACCGGCTTCACCGGTTACTCGCTCCCGGACGACCTGCTCTCCGGCACCGGTGTCCGCTTCATGGAGGGCGCGGTCCTGTCCGTGCCGATCGTCGGCACGTACCTGTCGTTCTTCCTCTTCGGCGGAGAGTTCCCGGGCGGCGACTTCGTGGCCCGCTTCTACTCGGTCCACATCCTGCTGCTGCCGGGCATCATGCTCGGCCTCGTGGTGGCGCACCTGATCCTGGTCTTCTACCACAAGCACACGCAGTACGCGGGCCCCGGAAAGACGAACAAGAACGTCGTCGGCATGCCGCTGCTCCCCGTGTACATGGCGAAGGCCGGAGGCTTCTTCTTCCTGGTCTTCGGTGTCATCGCGGTCATCTCGGCGATCGCCACGATCAACCCGATCTGGACCATGGGTCCCTACCGGCCGGACCAGGTGTCGACCGGCGCCCAGCCCGACTGGTACATGGGCTTCTCCGAGGGCCTGATCCGTGTCATGCCGGGCTGGGAGATCAACCTCTGGGGTCACACGCTCGTCCTGGGCGTGTTCATCCCGCTGATCATCTTCCCGCTGGTCCTGGTCGCGATCGCCGTCTACCCGTTCATCGAGTCCTGGGTCACCGGCGACAAGCGCGAGCACCACATCCTGGACCGCCCGCGCAACGCCCCGACCCGTACGGCCTTCGGCGTCGCGTGGATCACCTGGTACATGGTCCTGCTGATCGGTGGTGGAAACGACCTCTGGGCGACCCACTTCCACCTGTCGATCAACTCGATCACCTGGTTCGTCCGGATCGCGTTCTTCGTGGCCCCGGTCGTCGCGTTCATCGTCACCAAGCGCATCTGCCTCGGCCTGCAGCGCCGGGACAGGGACAAGATCCTGCACGGTCGCGAGACCGGCATCATCAAGCGCCTGCCGCACGGTGAGTTCATCGAGGTCCACGAGCCGCTCAGCCAGGAGCAGCTGCACACGCTCACGGCGCACGAGCAGTACGCGCCGGCCGAGATCGGTGCCGCGGTCGACGAGAACGGTGTCGCCCGCAAGACCACGCCCCTCGGCAAGCTCCGCGCCAAGCTGAGCAAGGGCTACTACGGCGAGGACAGCCAGATCGCCAAGCCCACCGTCGAGGAGTACAAGGAGATCACGAGCGGCCACGGCCACCACTGA
- a CDS encoding Ig-like domain-containing protein, whose protein sequence is MSTSESFRDATAGVESPTVLDPSGLRAPGLSTPARPRRNRTVVSCTLLVVSLGAGVTACGSGGHPLSGKPYDAADQVSFNTPSEEGEKADPDKPLEVTADDDGRITDVTAVDAAGRYVAGELSADGDRWHSTSPLAANARYTVRVSTEDEDGAPGRETLAFDTGRPLTKKRLDVTFGPEEGRYGVGQPVTAELSRPVKDKAARSVVERALKVDSTPAAEGAWHWVDDKTLHYRPKEYWPADATIRVHSNLENLKIGDRLWGGKADPIELTTGAKIVAVTDASSHRMTVYKNDQVIKEIPVTTGRPGYDTRNGVKVVLAKEGTVRMTSASIGASDFYDLTVHHSVRVTNSGEYVHAAPWSTGSQGYANVSHGCTGMSSGNAQWFYETINEGDIVQVVNSAGDTMAPFGNGYGDWNLDWKNWREGSALVGGTEEVPGPQVQARLRPESV, encoded by the coding sequence ATGAGCACATCAGAATCCTTCAGGGACGCCACAGCCGGTGTCGAGAGCCCGACCGTGCTCGACCCTTCGGGCCTTCGCGCGCCCGGGCTCTCGACACCGGCGCGCCCGCGCCGTAACCGCACGGTCGTCAGCTGCACCCTGCTGGTGGTCTCCCTGGGAGCGGGCGTCACCGCCTGCGGTTCCGGTGGCCACCCGCTCTCGGGCAAGCCGTACGACGCGGCCGACCAGGTCTCCTTCAACACGCCCAGCGAGGAGGGCGAGAAGGCCGACCCCGACAAGCCATTGGAAGTCACCGCGGATGACGACGGCCGCATCACCGACGTCACCGCCGTGGACGCCGCAGGCCGCTACGTGGCGGGCGAACTCTCCGCCGATGGAGACCGCTGGCACTCCACCTCACCGCTCGCCGCCAACGCCCGTTACACGGTCCGTGTGAGCACCGAGGACGAGGACGGCGCCCCCGGCCGCGAGACCCTCGCCTTCGACACCGGCCGCCCCCTCACCAAGAAGCGCCTCGACGTCACCTTCGGCCCCGAGGAGGGCAGGTACGGCGTCGGCCAGCCCGTCACCGCCGAACTGAGCCGGCCGGTGAAGGACAAGGCCGCCCGGTCCGTCGTCGAACGCGCGCTCAAGGTGGACTCCACCCCCGCCGCGGAAGGCGCCTGGCACTGGGTGGACGACAAAACGCTCCACTACCGCCCGAAGGAGTACTGGCCCGCCGACGCCACCATCCGCGTGCACAGCAACCTGGAGAACCTCAAGATCGGCGACCGGCTCTGGGGCGGGAAGGCCGACCCCATCGAGCTGACGACCGGCGCCAAGATAGTCGCCGTCACGGACGCCTCGTCGCACCGGATGACGGTCTACAAGAACGACCAGGTCATCAAGGAGATACCGGTCACCACCGGCAGGCCGGGCTACGACACCCGCAACGGCGTCAAAGTCGTCCTGGCCAAGGAAGGTACCGTTCGTATGACCAGCGCCAGCATAGGTGCCTCGGACTTCTACGACCTGACCGTCCACCACTCCGTCAGGGTCACCAACAGCGGCGAGTACGTCCACGCGGCCCCCTGGTCGACCGGCTCCCAGGGGTACGCGAACGTCAGCCACGGCTGCACCGGCATGAGCTCCGGCAACGCCCAGTGGTTCTACGAGACCATCAACGAGGGCGACATCGTCCAGGTCGTCAACTCGGCCGGCGACACCATGGCCCCCTTCGGCAACGGCTACGGCGACTGGAACCTCGACTGGAAGAACTGGCGCGAGGGCAGCGCCCTGGTCGGCGGCACCGAGGAAGTACCGGGCCCCCAGGTGCAGGCCCGCCTGAGACCGGAGTCGGTGTGA
- the coxB gene encoding cytochrome c oxidase subunit II, with protein sequence MSPNGSDRSPRRPMRRKLLQALTAGLVLATATGCTYKDFPRLGMPTPTTEEAPRILSLWQGSWAAALATGVLVWGLILWSAFFHRRSRTKVEVPPQTRYNMPIEALYTVVPLIIVSVLFYFTARDESKLLDTSKKPDLTVNVVGFQWSWCFNYIENVDGSTGDAKTDENLDAIPTKWKKQFPDNAGGVYTCGTPGDKNPQTGNPGPTLWLPEGKTVRFVLTSRDVIHSFWVVPFLMKQDVIPGHTNVFQVTPNQEGTFLGKCAELCGVDHSRMLFNVKVVSQERYEQHLKELAEKGQTGYVPAGIEQTQHEKDREVNQL encoded by the coding sequence GTGAGTCCCAACGGCTCCGACCGCTCTCCGCGGCGCCCGATGCGGCGGAAGCTGCTGCAGGCACTGACCGCGGGCCTGGTCCTGGCGACCGCCACCGGTTGCACATACAAGGACTTTCCCCGCCTTGGTATGCCCACCCCGACCACGGAAGAGGCTCCTCGGATCCTCTCCCTCTGGCAGGGTTCGTGGGCCGCCGCGCTCGCCACGGGCGTACTGGTCTGGGGCCTGATCCTGTGGAGTGCTTTCTTCCACCGGCGCAGCCGCACCAAGGTCGAAGTTCCCCCACAGACCCGGTACAACATGCCCATCGAGGCGCTGTACACGGTCGTCCCGCTGATCATCGTCTCGGTGCTCTTCTACTTCACCGCCCGCGACGAGTCGAAGCTCCTCGACACGTCGAAGAAGCCCGACCTCACGGTCAACGTGGTGGGCTTCCAGTGGAGCTGGTGCTTCAACTACATCGAGAACGTCGACGGCTCGACCGGTGACGCGAAGACCGACGAGAACCTGGACGCGATTCCGACCAAGTGGAAGAAGCAGTTCCCGGACAACGCGGGCGGCGTGTACACCTGCGGCACCCCCGGTGACAAGAACCCGCAGACCGGCAACCCCGGCCCGACCCTCTGGCTGCCGGAAGGCAAGACGGTCCGCTTCGTCCTCACCTCGCGTGACGTCATCCACTCCTTCTGGGTGGTGCCGTTCCTGATGAAGCAGGACGTCATCCCGGGCCACACCAACGTGTTCCAGGTGACGCCCAATCAGGAGGGCACCTTCCTCGGCAAGTGCGCCGAGCTGTGCGGCGTCGACCACTCCCGGATGCTCTTCAACGTGAAGGTCGTCTCCCAGGAGCGGTACGAGCAGCACCTCAAGGAGCTGGCCGAGAAGGGTCAGACGGGTTACGTCCCGGCGGGCATCGAGCAGACGCAGCACGAGAAGGACCGGGAGGTGAACCAGCTGTGA
- the ctaD gene encoding cytochrome c oxidase subunit I, translating to MSIINEPQGAAAAEGSYEDELPVRRKQPGNVVVKWLTTTDHKTIGTLYLVTSFAFFCIGGVMALLMRAELARPGTQIMSNEQFNQAFTMHGTIMLLMFATPLFAGFANWIMPLQIGAPDVAFPRLNMFAYWLYLFGSLIAVGGFLTPQGAADFGWFAYSPLSDAVRSPGIGADMWIMGLAFSGFGTILGSVNFITTIICMRAPGMTMFRMPIFVWNVLLTGVLVLLAFPVLAAALLALEADRKFGAHVFDAANGGALLWQHLFWFFGHPEVYIIALPFFGIISEVIPVFSRKPMFGYMGLIGATIAIAGLSVTVWAHHMYVTGGVLLPFFSFMTFLIAVPTGVKFFNWIGTMWKGSLSFETPMLWATGFLITFTFGGLTGVILASPPMDFHVSDSYFVVAHFHYVVFGTVVFAMFSGFHFWWPKMTGKMLDERLGKMTFWTLFIGFHGTFLVQHWLGAEGMPRRYADYLAADGFTALNTISTIASFVLGLSILPFLYNVWKTAKYGKKVEVDDPWGYGRSLEWATSCPPPRHNFLTLPRIRSESPAFDLHHPEIAALEQLAHGGPAANELATSGKEAGK from the coding sequence GTGAGCATCATCAACGAACCTCAGGGTGCTGCCGCCGCCGAGGGCTCGTACGAAGACGAGCTTCCGGTACGGCGCAAGCAGCCTGGCAACGTCGTGGTGAAGTGGCTGACGACCACCGACCACAAGACGATCGGCACGCTGTACCTGGTCACGTCGTTCGCGTTCTTCTGCATCGGTGGCGTCATGGCGCTCCTGATGCGTGCCGAGCTCGCCCGCCCGGGTACGCAGATCATGTCGAACGAGCAGTTCAACCAGGCGTTCACGATGCACGGCACGATCATGCTGCTGATGTTCGCGACGCCGCTGTTCGCCGGATTCGCCAACTGGATCATGCCGCTGCAGATCGGCGCGCCCGATGTGGCGTTCCCGCGGCTGAACATGTTCGCGTACTGGCTGTACCTCTTCGGCTCGCTCATCGCGGTCGGTGGCTTCCTCACCCCGCAGGGCGCGGCCGACTTCGGCTGGTTCGCCTACAGCCCGCTGTCGGACGCGGTCCGCAGCCCGGGTATCGGCGCCGACATGTGGATCATGGGTCTGGCCTTCTCCGGCTTCGGCACGATCCTCGGCTCGGTCAACTTCATCACCACGATCATCTGCATGCGCGCGCCCGGCATGACCATGTTCCGCATGCCGATCTTCGTGTGGAACGTGCTGCTGACCGGTGTCCTGGTCCTGCTCGCCTTCCCCGTCCTCGCGGCGGCGCTGCTGGCCCTGGAGGCGGACCGCAAGTTCGGTGCGCACGTCTTCGACGCGGCCAACGGCGGCGCCTTGCTCTGGCAACACCTCTTCTGGTTCTTCGGCCATCCAGAGGTGTACATCATCGCCCTGCCGTTCTTCGGCATCATCTCCGAGGTCATCCCGGTCTTCTCCCGTAAGCCGATGTTCGGTTACATGGGTCTGATCGGCGCGACCATCGCGATCGCGGGCCTCTCGGTCACGGTGTGGGCGCACCACATGTACGTCACCGGTGGCGTACTCCTACCGTTCTTCTCCTTCATGACGTTCCTCATCGCCGTACCGACCGGTGTGAAGTTCTTCAACTGGATCGGAACGATGTGGAAGGGATCGTTGTCCTTCGAGACACCGATGCTCTGGGCCACCGGCTTCCTGATCACCTTCACCTTCGGTGGTCTGACCGGTGTCATCCTGGCCTCGCCGCCGATGGACTTCCACGTCTCGGACTCGTACTTCGTGGTGGCGCACTTCCACTACGTGGTGTTCGGCACCGTCGTGTTCGCGATGTTCTCCGGCTTCCACTTCTGGTGGCCGAAGATGACGGGCAAGATGCTCGACGAGCGGCTCGGCAAGATGACCTTCTGGACGCTGTTCATCGGCTTCCACGGCACGTTCCTCGTCCAGCACTGGCTGGGCGCGGAGGGCATGCCGCGTCGTTACGCGGACTACCTCGCCGCCGACGGGTTCACCGCACTGAACACGATCTCCACGATCGCCTCGTTCGTACTCGGTCTGTCGATCCTGCCGTTCCTCTACAACGTGTGGAAGACGGCCAAGTACGGCAAGAAGGTCGAGGTCGACGACCCGTGGGGCTACGGCCGTTCGCTGGAGTGGGCGACGTCCTGCCCGCCGCCGCGGCACAACTTCCTCACCCTGCCGCGGATCCGCAGTGAATCCCCGGCGTTCGACCTGCACCACCCGGAGATCGCCGCGCTCGAGCAGCTCGCGCACGGCGGCCCGGCGGCCAACGAGCTCGCGACCAGCGGCAAGGAGGCCGGCAAGTGA
- a CDS encoding c-type cytochrome, producing the protein MKKLSARRRHPLAAFVVLLIALAATGGLYTAFAPAPRAAADETAQTLSIEEGKKLYAVGCASCHGTGGKGTTDGPSLVGVGAAAVDFQVGTGRMPAQQPGAQIPKKPVAYSQAEIDQLAAYISSLGAGPEIPTENAYDPEGADIAEGGELFRTNCAQCHNFTGKGGALSEGKYAPDLEGVDPKHIYEAMQTGPQNMPSFPDTTLSEENKKDIIAYLDAVNGDDTVEPGGLSLGGLGPVSEGLFGWVFGLGALIAIAVWVAARTAKAKKS; encoded by the coding sequence GTGAAAAAGCTCTCCGCACGACGACGCCATCCGCTGGCGGCGTTCGTCGTCCTACTCATCGCGCTGGCGGCCACCGGGGGGCTGTACACCGCCTTCGCGCCCGCGCCCCGGGCCGCGGCCGATGAGACCGCTCAGACCCTCAGCATCGAGGAGGGTAAGAAGCTCTACGCCGTGGGCTGCGCCAGCTGCCACGGCACCGGCGGTAAGGGCACCACCGACGGCCCGTCCCTGGTGGGTGTGGGCGCGGCAGCCGTCGACTTCCAGGTCGGCACCGGCCGTATGCCGGCCCAGCAGCCGGGCGCGCAGATCCCGAAGAAGCCGGTCGCCTACTCGCAGGCCGAGATCGACCAGCTCGCGGCGTACATCTCCTCGCTGGGCGCCGGTCCGGAGATCCCGACCGAGAACGCGTACGACCCCGAGGGCGCGGACATCGCCGAGGGCGGCGAGCTGTTCCGCACCAACTGCGCGCAGTGCCACAATTTCACCGGCAAGGGGGGTGCGCTGTCCGAGGGCAAGTACGCGCCGGACCTTGAGGGTGTCGACCCGAAGCACATCTACGAGGCCATGCAGACGGGCCCGCAGAACATGCCGTCCTTCCCCGACACCACGCTGTCGGAGGAGAACAAGAAGGACATCATCGCGTACCTCGACGCGGTCAACGGCGACGACACCGTGGAGCCCGGTGGCCTCAGCCTCGGCGGGCTCGGCCCGGTCAGCGAAGGTCTCTTCGGCTGGGTGTTCGGGCTCGGCGCGCTGATCGCCATCGCCGTCTGGGTCGCCGCTCGGACCGCAAAGGCCAAGAAGTCATGA
- a CDS encoding cysteine desulfurase/sulfurtransferase TusA family protein: MAYFDSASSVPLHPVARQALVASLDEGWADPARLYREGRRARLLLDAAREAAAEAVGCRADELVFTSSGTRAVHAGIAGVLAGRRRVGRHLIVSSVEHSSVLHAAEVHEADGGTVTRVAVERTGSVAASSYVEALREDTALACLQSANHEVGTEQPVAEVAAACRAAGVPLLVDAAQSLGWGRVSGDWSVLTASAHKWGGPSGVGLLAVRKGVRFAVRGPADERESGRAAGFENIPAIVAAAASLRAVRAEADAEAVRLRELTERIRARVPSLVPDVEVVGDPERRLPGVVTFSCLYVDGETLLHELDREGFSVSSGSSCTSSTLTPSHVLRAMGVLSEGNVRVSLPPGAAEEDVERFLSVLPGAVAAVREKVGPAAPATVLREDVLVVDALGKRCPIPVIELAKVIGDVPVGGTVRVLSDDEAARLDIPAWCEMREQEYVGEEPSERGAAYVVRRLT, from the coding sequence GTGGCCTACTTCGACTCCGCTTCTTCCGTTCCCCTTCATCCCGTCGCCCGGCAGGCGCTGGTGGCTTCGCTGGACGAGGGGTGGGCCGATCCGGCGCGGTTGTACCGAGAGGGGCGGCGGGCGCGGTTGCTGCTGGACGCGGCTCGGGAGGCCGCCGCGGAGGCCGTGGGGTGCCGGGCGGACGAACTGGTCTTCACCTCGTCCGGGACCCGGGCCGTACATGCCGGGATCGCAGGCGTGTTGGCCGGACGGCGGCGGGTGGGACGTCACCTGATCGTGTCGTCGGTCGAACACTCTTCGGTACTCCACGCCGCGGAGGTGCACGAGGCCGACGGCGGGACGGTCACCCGGGTGGCGGTGGAGCGCACCGGGTCGGTGGCCGCGTCCTCGTACGTCGAGGCCCTGCGGGAGGACACCGCGCTCGCCTGTCTGCAGTCGGCCAACCACGAGGTGGGGACGGAGCAGCCGGTGGCCGAGGTGGCGGCGGCGTGCCGGGCGGCCGGGGTGCCGTTGCTGGTGGACGCGGCGCAGTCGCTCGGGTGGGGGCGGGTGAGCGGGGACTGGTCGGTGCTGACCGCCAGTGCCCATAAATGGGGCGGCCCGTCCGGGGTCGGGCTCCTCGCCGTACGGAAGGGTGTGCGGTTCGCGGTGCGAGGGCCCGCCGACGAGCGGGAGTCGGGGCGGGCCGCCGGGTTCGAGAACATCCCGGCGATCGTGGCGGCCGCCGCCTCGCTGCGGGCCGTACGGGCGGAGGCGGACGCGGAGGCCGTGCGGCTGCGGGAGTTGACGGAGCGTATCCGGGCGCGGGTGCCGTCGCTGGTGCCCGATGTGGAGGTGGTGGGCGACCCGGAGCGCCGGCTGCCCGGGGTGGTCACCTTCTCCTGTCTCTATGTCGACGGGGAGACGTTGCTCCACGAGCTGGACCGCGAGGGCTTCTCCGTCTCCTCCGGCTCCTCCTGCACGAGCAGCACGCTGACGCCCAGCCATGTACTGCGGGCCATGGGGGTCCTGAGCGAGGGCAACGTACGGGTGTCGCTGCCTCCGGGCGCGGCGGAGGAGGACGTCGAGCGGTTCCTGTCGGTGCTGCCCGGTGCGGTCGCGGCGGTCCGGGAGAAGGTGGGGCCCGCGGCCCCCGCGACCGTCCTGCGTGAGGACGTCCTCGTCGTGGACGCGCTCGGCAAGCGCTGCCCGATCCCCGTCATCGAGCTGGCGAAGGTGATCGGCGACGTCCCGGTCGGCGGCACGGTCCGCGTCCTCTCCGACGACGAGGCGGCCCGTCTGGACATCCCGGCGTGGTGCGAGATGCGGGAGCAGGAGTACGTGGGAGAGGAGCCGTCGGAGCGGGGTGCGGCGTACGTGGTGCGAAGGCTGACTTGA
- a CDS encoding Rieske 2Fe-2S domain-containing protein — MSSQEIPEENLPIEQDAHGAVKVADEKNPFADPGLPPHEHRVQDIDERAAKRSERTVALLFTVSMLATVAFIASYLAIDVEKSIYVFPIGHISALNFALGMTLGVSLFCIGAGAVHWARTLMSDVEVADERHPIEAAPEVKAKVLADFKEGAKESVIGRRKLIRTTMFGALSLFPLSGVFLLGGLGPAPGTKLRHTTWAKGKKLVNMNTNEPLRPSDVAVGSLTFAMPDGLSEHDHDFQKNIAKDALMIVRIQPDDFKDKRELEWSHEGIVAFSKICTHVGCPISLYEQQTHHVLCPCHQSTFDLADGGRVIFGPAGHALPQLRITVGEDGYLQAVGDFEEPVGPAFWERG, encoded by the coding sequence ATGAGTAGTCAAGAGATTCCAGAAGAGAACCTGCCCATCGAGCAGGACGCGCACGGCGCGGTCAAGGTCGCGGACGAGAAGAACCCCTTCGCGGACCCCGGCCTCCCGCCCCACGAGCACCGTGTCCAGGACATCGACGAGCGGGCCGCGAAGCGGTCCGAGCGCACGGTCGCCCTGCTGTTCACGGTGTCGATGCTGGCCACCGTCGCCTTCATCGCCTCGTACCTGGCGATCGACGTCGAAAAGTCGATCTACGTCTTCCCGATCGGTCATATCAGCGCGCTGAACTTCGCGCTGGGTATGACGCTCGGCGTGTCGCTGTTCTGCATCGGCGCGGGCGCGGTCCACTGGGCCCGCACGCTGATGTCGGACGTGGAGGTCGCCGACGAGCGTCACCCGATCGAGGCCGCGCCCGAGGTCAAGGCCAAGGTCCTGGCCGACTTCAAGGAAGGCGCCAAGGAGTCGGTGATCGGCCGTCGCAAGCTGATCCGCACCACGATGTTCGGCGCGCTGTCCCTGTTCCCGCTCTCCGGTGTCTTCCTGCTCGGCGGCCTCGGCCCCGCGCCCGGCACCAAGCTGCGCCACACCACCTGGGCCAAGGGCAAGAAGCTCGTCAACATGAACACCAACGAGCCGCTGCGTCCCTCGGACGTCGCGGTGGGGTCGCTGACCTTCGCCATGCCGGACGGCCTGAGCGAGCACGACCACGACTTCCAGAAGAACATCGCCAAGGACGCCCTGATGATCGTCCGGATCCAGCCGGACGACTTCAAGGACAAGCGCGAGCTGGAGTGGTCCCACGAGGGCATCGTGGCGTTCTCGAAGATCTGCACCCACGTGGGCTGCCCGATCTCCCTGTACGAGCAGCAGACGCACCACGTGCTCTGCCCCTGCCACCAGTCCACCTTCGACCTCGCCGACGGCGGCCGGGTCATCTTCGGCCCCGCGGGTCACGCCCTGCCGCAGCTGAGGATCACCGTCGGGGAAGACGGCTACCTCCAAGCGGTCGGCGACTTCGAAGAGCCCGTCGGTCCTGCCTTCTGGGAGCGCGGATGA
- a CDS encoding cytochrome c oxidase subunit 4, with product MKVQGKMFIWLSVFVLAMAIVYGVWSKEPAGTTALFLTFGLCIMVGYYLAFTARRVDVGAQDDKEADVADDAGELGFFSPHSWQPLALATGGALAFMGIVFGWWLLYFSTPIILIGLWGWVFEYYRGESQNQ from the coding sequence GTGAAGGTCCAAGGCAAGATGTTCATCTGGCTGAGCGTCTTCGTGCTCGCCATGGCGATCGTCTACGGCGTGTGGTCGAAGGAGCCGGCCGGAACCACGGCGCTCTTCCTGACCTTCGGCCTGTGCATCATGGTCGGCTACTACCTGGCCTTCACGGCCCGGCGGGTCGACGTGGGCGCGCAGGACGACAAGGAGGCCGACGTCGCGGACGACGCCGGTGAGCTGGGCTTCTTCAGCCCGCACAGCTGGCAGCCTCTCGCCCTGGCCACGGGCGGCGCGCTCGCCTTCATGGGCATCGTCTTCGGCTGGTGGCTGCTGTACTTCTCCACCCCGATCATCCTGATCGGCCTGTGGGGCTGGGTCTTCGAGTACTACCGCGGAGAAAGCCAGAACCAGTAA